From one Lactiplantibacillus paraplantarum genomic stretch:
- the msrA gene encoding peptide-methionine (S)-S-oxide reductase MsrA, with translation MTETAIFAGGCFWCMVKPFDQQPGIKSVVSGYTGGTVANPTYEQVASHTTGHTEAVEITFDPEVISYADLVEIYWRQTDPTDASGQFQDRGDSYRPVIFVNSEAQRRVATASRDALAASGKFAEPIVTTIEDAKPFYPAEAEHQDFYRRNPFRYQIEEMGGREAFIKQHWQ, from the coding sequence ATGACAGAGACTGCAATATTTGCTGGTGGTTGTTTCTGGTGCATGGTCAAACCGTTTGACCAGCAGCCAGGGATTAAGTCCGTCGTTTCGGGTTATACCGGTGGGACCGTTGCCAATCCCACGTATGAACAAGTTGCTAGTCACACGACTGGGCACACTGAAGCGGTTGAAATTACTTTTGACCCAGAAGTAATCAGTTATGCCGACTTGGTTGAAATCTATTGGCGTCAGACCGATCCAACCGATGCTTCTGGCCAATTTCAAGATCGTGGCGACAGCTATCGACCGGTAATTTTTGTTAATAGTGAAGCGCAGCGTCGAGTGGCAACGGCTTCACGAGATGCTCTTGCCGCTAGTGGTAAGTTTGCTGAGCCGATTGTGACAACCATTGAAGATGCCAAGCCATTTTATCCCGCAGAGGCCGAGCACCAGGATTTTTATCGCCGTAATCCATTCCGTTATCAGATTGAAGAGATGGGCGGACGTGAAGCCTTCATTAAACAGCATTGGCAGTAA
- a CDS encoding glycosyltransferase family 2 protein translates to MMIIIRVSIMISVVFYLYFIINLLLINHYREPTQTYEKGPTPYELFLVIPVLNEEQVITKTIARLSKSLAQLPSTIRAQIIAVDDDSTDHSLLMLTQSSSPYLQILHRAGNQRVGKGAVLNTAVQYIHKTLATTADTHQAVIGVLDADAFMTATDLIRVLARFEQEPQLAMLQTSVSIYNQSNWLTKMQNFEFMGVNNATQQLRNRLGQGIASGNGQFVRLDLALKNPWGNSLLEDLEFTLRTWLLGGTRTTFDHTLVVQQEAIEQLRPFFRQRVRWCQGAVQCMRYLPALWHSGRLNHFQKLDTTFWILMPISGCVVPLTSLTTLIVLVSRSVQHWQSGWHHLVIGTLLAIALIACLVLAALYQRNCTTVKQPVRFMTAIKQSLSFQAFLLIISLTPYVAIYRQLRGHTTWAKTRHGTTRATQYTDSDLKRSY, encoded by the coding sequence ATGATGATAATAATTAGAGTTTCAATTATGATTTCAGTCGTTTTTTACTTATATTTTATTATTAATCTATTGTTAATTAATCACTACCGAGAACCCACTCAAACGTACGAGAAGGGGCCAACACCGTACGAATTATTTCTGGTCATTCCAGTTCTCAATGAAGAACAAGTGATTACTAAAACCATTGCACGACTTTCAAAATCTCTTGCACAATTGCCATCGACAATTCGAGCGCAAATCATTGCTGTCGATGATGATTCCACGGACCATAGCCTGTTAATGCTGACCCAGTCATCCTCACCATACTTACAAATCCTACATCGCGCTGGTAATCAACGCGTCGGTAAGGGAGCCGTTTTAAACACTGCTGTCCAGTATATTCATAAGACACTGGCGACAACCGCTGACACGCATCAAGCAGTCATTGGCGTCCTGGACGCAGATGCTTTTATGACCGCCACTGATTTGATACGCGTACTTGCACGATTTGAACAAGAACCGCAGTTAGCAATGCTTCAGACTAGTGTCAGTATTTATAATCAATCCAATTGGCTCACTAAAATGCAAAACTTTGAGTTTATGGGGGTTAATAACGCTACTCAGCAACTGCGTAATCGGCTCGGTCAAGGGATCGCGTCGGGGAATGGTCAGTTTGTTCGCTTAGATTTAGCTTTGAAAAATCCATGGGGGAATAGCTTACTAGAGGATCTTGAGTTTACCTTGCGCACCTGGTTGCTTGGTGGGACACGAACCACCTTTGATCATACATTAGTTGTGCAACAAGAAGCTATCGAACAACTACGACCATTTTTTCGCCAGCGAGTGCGCTGGTGTCAAGGGGCAGTTCAGTGTATGCGTTATTTACCAGCACTATGGCATTCAGGACGATTAAACCACTTTCAAAAGTTAGATACGACTTTTTGGATTCTGATGCCCATCAGTGGCTGTGTTGTCCCACTCACCAGTCTCACCACCCTAATTGTTCTTGTAAGCCGTAGCGTGCAACATTGGCAATCAGGGTGGCATCATCTCGTCATTGGGACGCTGTTAGCGATTGCTTTGATTGCTTGCCTTGTTTTGGCGGCACTATATCAACGGAACTGTACTACTGTTAAACAACCCGTTCGATTCATGACTGCTATCAAGCAAAGTCTGAGTTTTCAAGCATTTTTATTGATTATTAGTTTGACACCATACGTTGCCATTTATCGACAATTGCGTGGACACACAACGTGGGCTAAAACCCGTCATGGTACTACCCGGGCAACGCAATACACTGATTCTGATTTAAAACGCTCATATTAA
- a CDS encoding sterile alpha motif-like domain-containing protein, with product MTFYRWLEPFIEQNGPFAPAACYAHSDFDFPLTSNVHELSDYITYLNIRDSVKKSFYSALDAYQAS from the coding sequence ATGACGTTCTATCGTTGGTTGGAACCGTTTATTGAACAGAACGGACCGTTTGCACCAGCCGCATGTTATGCGCACTCAGATTTCGATTTTCCTTTGACTAGTAATGTTCATGAATTGTCTGACTATATTACTTATTTAAATATTCGTGACTCGGTCAAAAAATCGTTTTATTCGGCATTAGACGCGTACCAAGCAAGTTAA
- a CDS encoding phage integrase N-terminal SAM-like domain-containing protein, which translates to MAAKFPYAKSFLASLETAGKQASTIEQYELTLADFFNYEQHFNETFAKDQLLADLTENDIQAYLDMLREQRQFKISTLNKCLSNLNGYFSYLFSHRIITTLPTFTIKGQPLTNMQQTTSWPEQLAAWLTIDDLHPYTRLFLLLTTKGYTATEMLTPGFYQQLNTITFTASEQTFLVKLHAYLQPLQTRSGSSDLFLKQRHRGTDPHITLAALHKYLAGDSQRLGVPLKPVALRQDFILWFLNQHRTTEPTEIIQQLRLDETSLEYYQNLLRQRDLRILKATKVD; encoded by the coding sequence ATGGCCGCAAAATTCCCGTATGCCAAAAGCTTCCTCGCATCATTAGAAACTGCTGGTAAACAAGCTAGTACTATTGAGCAGTACGAATTAACCTTGGCTGATTTTTTCAACTATGAGCAACATTTCAATGAAACTTTTGCTAAAGATCAATTATTGGCAGATTTAACTGAAAATGATATTCAAGCTTATTTAGATATGCTCCGTGAACAACGCCAATTCAAAATATCGACGTTGAACAAATGCTTGTCGAATTTAAATGGCTATTTCAGCTATCTATTTTCGCATCGAATCATTACAACTTTACCGACCTTTACAATTAAGGGGCAACCACTGACTAACATGCAACAAACAACTTCTTGGCCAGAGCAACTAGCTGCTTGGCTGACAATTGATGATCTCCATCCATACACCCGCTTATTTTTGTTGCTGACGACCAAGGGTTATACCGCCACAGAGATGCTAACACCGGGGTTTTATCAGCAATTGAACACAATTACCTTTACTGCTTCAGAACAGACTTTTTTGGTTAAACTACATGCCTATTTGCAGCCATTACAGACTCGAAGTGGCAGTTCGGATCTCTTTTTAAAGCAACGTCATCGTGGAACTGATCCACATATCACCCTGGCAGCATTACACAAATACTTAGCGGGTGATAGTCAACGTTTAGGTGTGCCATTAAAGCCTGTTGCACTGCGTCAGGACTTCATACTTTGGTTTCTCAATCAGCATCGGACGACCGAACCGACTGAGATCATACAACAACTACGGTTAGATGAAACTAGCCTTGAATATTACCAAAACTTGCTACGACAACGTGATTTACGTATTTTAAAAGCTACCAAAGTAGACTAA